A single region of the Aeromonas hydrophila subsp. hydrophila ATCC 7966 genome encodes:
- the ybeY gene encoding rRNA maturation RNase YbeY, protein MSVTLDLQLASASTDGLPSEAQLQGWLDGTILGFQQEAEVTVRIVDEAESNELNLTYRGKDKPTNVLSFPFEAPPGLELPLLGDLVICRQVVEREAAEQGKPLMAHWAHMVVHGSLHLLGYDHIEDDEAEEMETLERDIMQELGFADPYLNDEE, encoded by the coding sequence ATGAGCGTGACCCTGGATCTGCAACTGGCCAGCGCCAGCACCGACGGCCTGCCGAGCGAGGCCCAGCTGCAGGGCTGGCTCGACGGCACCATTCTCGGCTTCCAGCAGGAGGCCGAAGTGACGGTGCGCATCGTCGACGAGGCGGAGAGCAACGAGCTCAACCTCACCTATCGCGGCAAGGACAAGCCCACCAACGTGCTCTCCTTCCCGTTCGAGGCCCCACCCGGCCTGGAGCTGCCGCTGCTCGGCGATCTGGTGATCTGCCGTCAGGTGGTGGAGCGCGAAGCCGCCGAACAGGGCAAGCCGCTGATGGCCCACTGGGCCCACATGGTTGTGCACGGCAGTCTGCATCTGCTAGGTTATGACCATATCGAGGATGACGAGGCCGAAGAGATGGAAACGCTCGAGCGCGACATCATGCAGGAGCTCGGTTTCGCCGATCCTTATCTGAACGACGAAGAGTAA
- the lnt gene encoding apolipoprotein N-acyltransferase: MKLQPVKSKLLTSLFAMASGAIAVLAFSPFNYWPLVIPSLLGLYALLDKANPKQAAWRGFGYAMGLFLPGLWWIHVSMTMFGGIPLPVAFVLLAGLSAYLALYPTLACWAFARFFSGRHWSRWLLAFPALWLMADWLRGWVMTGFPWLWFGYSQIDGPLKGFAPILGVQGITLALLLTASALWLLWQSRKPAWLLVPVALVGAAQGLMQLNWVTRGEPVKVALVQGNIEQSLKWDPEALVPTVRKYQDLSRENQDADIIVWPESAIPAIEKEMGNYLESLDKAMKVNDTGLLAGIIHYDLEQQRFFNTVLGMGVQDAEGKESYYYQHKNRYYKYHLLPIGEFVPLEDLLRPIAPFFNLPMSSFSRGDEVQPNLIAKGLKFAAAICYEIIFPDEVRRNVQPDTDFLLTVSNDAWFGTSIGPWQHMEIARMRALELARPLLRDTNTGITIVTEIDGSIIAQIPQFEAGVLRTEVRPAHGETPYLRFGSWPMYGIAALLLALGLGLRPRAHPWARKG, encoded by the coding sequence GTGAAATTACAGCCCGTGAAATCAAAACTCCTGACCAGCCTGTTTGCCATGGCCTCTGGCGCCATCGCCGTGCTCGCCTTCTCGCCCTTCAACTACTGGCCGCTGGTGATCCCCTCCCTGCTCGGTCTCTACGCCTTGCTGGACAAGGCCAACCCCAAACAGGCGGCCTGGCGCGGCTTTGGCTACGCCATGGGGCTGTTTTTGCCGGGACTGTGGTGGATCCACGTCAGCATGACCATGTTCGGCGGCATTCCACTGCCGGTGGCCTTCGTGCTGCTGGCCGGGCTGTCGGCCTATCTGGCGCTCTATCCGACGCTGGCCTGCTGGGCCTTCGCCCGCTTCTTCAGCGGTCGCCACTGGAGTCGCTGGCTGCTCGCCTTCCCGGCGCTCTGGCTGATGGCCGACTGGCTGCGCGGCTGGGTGATGACCGGCTTCCCCTGGCTCTGGTTCGGCTACAGCCAGATCGACGGGCCGCTTAAGGGCTTTGCGCCCATCCTCGGCGTACAAGGCATCACCCTTGCGCTGCTGTTGACCGCCTCCGCCCTCTGGCTGCTCTGGCAGAGCCGCAAGCCGGCCTGGCTGCTGGTGCCGGTGGCCCTGGTGGGCGCCGCCCAGGGGCTGATGCAGCTCAACTGGGTAACCCGTGGTGAACCGGTCAAGGTGGCGCTGGTGCAGGGCAACATCGAACAGTCCCTCAAGTGGGATCCGGAGGCCCTGGTGCCGACCGTGCGCAAGTATCAGGATCTCAGCCGCGAGAACCAGGACGCCGACATCATCGTCTGGCCGGAATCGGCGATCCCGGCCATCGAGAAGGAGATGGGCAACTACCTGGAGAGCCTGGACAAGGCGATGAAGGTGAACGATACCGGCCTGCTGGCGGGGATCATCCACTACGATCTGGAGCAGCAGCGCTTCTTCAATACCGTGCTGGGCATGGGAGTGCAGGATGCGGAAGGCAAGGAGTCCTACTACTACCAGCACAAGAACCGTTACTACAAATACCACCTGCTGCCCATCGGCGAGTTCGTGCCCCTTGAAGATCTGCTGCGTCCCATCGCTCCCTTCTTCAACCTGCCCATGTCCTCCTTCAGCCGCGGTGACGAGGTGCAGCCGAACCTGATCGCCAAGGGGCTCAAGTTTGCCGCCGCCATCTGCTACGAAATCATCTTCCCGGACGAGGTGCGCCGCAACGTGCAGCCGGATACCGACTTCCTGCTGACCGTCTCCAACGACGCCTGGTTCGGCACCAGCATCGGCCCCTGGCAGCACATGGAGATCGCCCGCATGCGCGCCCTCGAGCTGGCCCGCCCGCTGCTGCGCGACACCAACACCGGCATCACCATCGTCACCGAGATCGACGGCAGCATCATCGCCCAGATCCCGCAGTTCGAGGCCGGCGTGCTGCGCACCGAAGTGCGTCCCGCCCACGGCGAGACCCCCTACCTGCGCTTTGGCAGCTGGCCCATGTATGGCATCGCCGCCCTGCTGCTGGCGCTGGGACTGGGGCTGCGCCCCCGCGCACACCCCTGGGCGCGCAAGGGGTGA
- a CDS encoding LPS-assembly lipoprotein LptE has protein sequence MGTTLTRWLTILLTGLLLQACGFQMRGTAIPPELMTMKVVGDNKSDFYRLVTTRLKAAGVQLADKEGIPVLTLSGVGSTSQVASVDSIGQAREYVLGYNTQFTVSMPGKPTQVFPIAFNRSFLNKPDAALASSREQEQLGKEMQEQAANLVIRQLSQVKF, from the coding sequence ATGGGCACCACCCTCACTCGCTGGCTGACCATACTGCTGACCGGTCTGCTGCTGCAGGCCTGCGGTTTTCAGATGCGCGGCACCGCCATCCCGCCCGAGTTGATGACCATGAAGGTGGTCGGTGACAACAAGAGCGACTTCTATCGGCTGGTCACCACCCGCCTCAAGGCGGCCGGTGTGCAGCTCGCCGACAAGGAGGGCATCCCGGTGCTGACCCTGTCCGGCGTCGGCAGCACCAGCCAGGTCGCCTCCGTCGACTCCATCGGCCAGGCCCGTGAATACGTGCTGGGCTACAACACCCAGTTCACCGTCTCCATGCCGGGCAAACCGACCCAGGTCTTCCCCATCGCCTTCAACCGCAGTTTCCTGAACAAGCCGGACGCGGCGCTTGCCTCCTCCCGCGAGCAGGAGCAGCTCGGCAAGGAGATGCAGGAGCAGGCCGCCAACCTGGTGATCCGCCAGCTCAGCCAGGTCAAGTTCTGA
- the rsfS gene encoding ribosome silencing factor, whose amino-acid sequence MQGQELHAFIVDKIDDMKGRDIITLDVRGKSSITDTMIVCSGNSSRHVSAIAHHLASEARHAGLDLLSVEGQLTGEWVLVDLGSVIVHVMQDEHRDFYQLEKLWSGTAQVNAQ is encoded by the coding sequence TTGCAAGGTCAAGAATTGCATGCCTTTATCGTCGACAAGATCGATGACATGAAAGGCCGCGACATCATCACCCTCGATGTACGCGGCAAATCCAGCATCACCGACACCATGATCGTCTGTTCCGGCAACTCCAGCCGTCACGTCAGCGCCATCGCCCACCATCTGGCCAGCGAAGCCCGCCATGCCGGGCTCGATCTGCTGAGCGTGGAAGGCCAGCTCACCGGCGAATGGGTACTGGTGGATCTGGGGTCGGTGATCGTGCACGTGATGCAGGATGAGCATCGCGACTTCTACCAGCTGGAAAAACTCTGGAGCGGCACCGCTCAAGTGAACGCGCAATAA
- the holA gene encoding DNA polymerase III subunit delta, with protein sequence MRIYPEQLADHLKAGLKPCYLIFGDEPLLKLEAIDAVRQVARKQGFDERHSFVVEQGLDWNQVYDACQAMSLFSARQIIELELPAKVDKELAARISEIGKQLHPDLLLVLSGNRLNQTQMKAAWFDKLSQSGTYVPVNHPEPRFFPRWMSARFQRFGLKALPDAVNFMCHSYEGNLLAASQEIEKLTLLSPPQPISVAYLQETIIRHAHFTPFQLIDTLLEGKVNRAQRILLALRAEGTEPGMLAWALCRELEQLTELALAARAGQPLVEHFSRLRIWQSRQQLIQQALTRLPFAKLQQLWQLMARLDDAQRRFDTEQAWLMLQTLALGFRDGTPLPLAGSDA encoded by the coding sequence ATGCGGATTTACCCTGAACAACTCGCGGACCATCTCAAGGCAGGGCTCAAGCCCTGTTATCTCATTTTTGGGGACGAGCCCCTGCTCAAGCTGGAAGCCATCGACGCCGTGCGCCAGGTGGCGCGCAAACAGGGCTTCGATGAGCGTCACAGCTTCGTGGTGGAGCAAGGGCTGGACTGGAATCAGGTCTACGATGCCTGCCAGGCCATGAGCCTGTTCTCGGCCCGCCAGATCATCGAGCTGGAGCTGCCGGCCAAGGTCGACAAGGAGTTGGCCGCCCGCATCAGCGAGATCGGCAAACAGCTGCACCCCGACCTGCTGCTGGTGCTGAGCGGTAATCGCCTCAACCAGACCCAGATGAAGGCAGCCTGGTTCGACAAGCTGAGCCAGAGCGGCACCTATGTGCCGGTCAACCACCCCGAGCCCCGCTTCTTTCCGCGCTGGATGAGCGCCCGCTTCCAGCGCTTCGGGCTGAAGGCGCTACCGGATGCGGTCAACTTCATGTGCCACTCCTACGAGGGCAACCTGCTGGCCGCCAGCCAGGAGATAGAGAAGCTGACCCTGCTCTCGCCGCCCCAGCCCATCAGCGTCGCCTATCTGCAGGAGACCATCATCCGCCACGCCCACTTCACCCCGTTCCAGCTCATCGACACCCTGCTGGAAGGGAAGGTGAACCGGGCCCAGCGCATCCTGCTGGCCCTGCGCGCCGAGGGTACCGAACCCGGCATGCTGGCCTGGGCCCTGTGCCGCGAGCTGGAGCAGCTCACCGAGCTGGCGCTGGCGGCCAGGGCCGGTCAGCCGCTGGTGGAGCACTTCTCCCGCCTGCGCATCTGGCAGAGCCGCCAGCAGCTCATTCAACAGGCGCTGACCCGGCTGCCCTTCGCCAAGCTGCAACAGTTGTGGCAGCTGATGGCCAGGCTCGACGACGCCCAGCGTCGCTTCGATACCGAGCAGGCCTGGCTGATGTTGCAGACCCTCGCCCTCGGTTTTCGCGATGGCACCCCCTTGCCGCTGGCGGGATCTGACGCATGA
- the rlmH gene encoding 23S rRNA (pseudouridine(1915)-N(3))-methyltransferase RlmH, with translation MKIQLIAVGTKMPAWVEHGFEEYRRRFPKDMPFELVEIGAGKRGKNADIPRILQKEGEAMLAAAGRSRIVTLDIPGKPWTTEQLAVQLEAWKLDGRDVALLVGGPEGLSPECKAAAEQSWSLSPLTLPHPLVRVLVAESLYRAWSITTNHPYHRE, from the coding sequence ATGAAGATCCAGTTGATTGCGGTGGGCACCAAGATGCCCGCCTGGGTAGAGCATGGCTTCGAAGAGTATCGTCGTCGTTTCCCCAAAGACATGCCGTTCGAGCTGGTCGAGATCGGCGCCGGCAAACGTGGCAAAAATGCCGACATCCCCCGCATTCTGCAAAAAGAGGGGGAAGCCATGCTGGCGGCGGCCGGTCGTTCGCGTATCGTGACCCTGGATATTCCCGGCAAACCCTGGACCACCGAGCAGCTCGCCGTGCAGCTGGAAGCCTGGAAGCTGGATGGCCGCGACGTGGCCCTGCTGGTGGGCGGTCCTGAAGGGCTGTCGCCCGAGTGCAAGGCTGCCGCCGAACAGAGCTGGTCGCTGTCGCCGCTGACCCTGCCCCACCCGCTGGTGCGGGTGCTGGTGGCCGAGAGCCTCTATCGCGCCTGGAGCATCACCACCAATCATCCGTATCACAGAGAGTGA
- the leuS gene encoding leucine--tRNA ligase, with protein sequence MQEQYVPQSIEPAVQKHWDAKKTFKAVEKVDKEKFYCLSMFPYPSGRLHMGHVRNYTIGDVISRYQRLNGKNVLQPIGWDAFGLPAENAAIKNNTAPAPWTYENIEYMKNQLKMLGLGYDWDRELATCKPDYYRWEQWFFTKLYEKGLVYKKTSSVNWCPNDMTVLANEQVVDNCCWRCDTPVEQKEIPQWFIKITDYAEELLNDIDNLEGWPEMVKTMQRNWIGRSEGVNISFAIEGQTEHLEVYTTRPDTFMGVTYVGIAAGHPLALQAAESNPELAAFIEECKNTKVAEAELATMEKKGMATGLYAIHPLDGRKVPVWVANFVLMNYGTGAVMAVPGHDLRDHEFATKYGLEIKPVIKPVDGELPNVIDAAYTDKGVLFNSGEFDGLEFQPAFDAIASKLESLGCGKRTVNFRLRDWGVSRQRYWGAPIPMLTLADGTVVPTPEDQLPVLLPEDVVMDGIQSPIKADAEWAKTTYNGQEAFRETDTFDTFMESSWYYARYCSPDYDKGMLDPAAANHWLPVDQYIGGIEHACMHLLYARFFHKLLRDAGLVNSDEPFKRLLCQGMVLADAFYYKDEKGGNVWVSPTDVKVERDEKGRITKAVDNEGREVIHSGMTKMSKSKNNGIDPQLMVERYGADTVRLFMMFASPAEMTLEWSDSGVEGAQRFLRRLWRITFEHVSAGVAPALNVAALSVDQKAVRRELHKTIAKVSDDVGRRQTFNTAIAAIMELMNNLAKLGSDEQDRALMQEALEAVVVMLYPITPHIGFELWKMLGKGDDVDHATWPVADEAAMVETEKLVVVQINGKMRGKLTVPAEISQADVEKLAMADASVQKFTDGLTVRKVIYVPGKLLNIVAN encoded by the coding sequence ATGCAAGAGCAATACGTTCCCCAATCCATAGAACCAGCAGTGCAAAAGCACTGGGATGCCAAGAAAACCTTCAAGGCGGTGGAGAAAGTAGACAAGGAAAAGTTCTACTGCCTCTCCATGTTCCCCTATCCGTCTGGTCGTCTACACATGGGGCACGTTCGCAACTACACCATAGGTGATGTGATCTCCCGTTATCAACGCCTCAATGGCAAGAACGTGCTGCAACCCATCGGTTGGGACGCATTCGGCCTGCCGGCGGAAAACGCCGCCATCAAGAACAACACGGCACCGGCGCCCTGGACCTACGAAAACATCGAATACATGAAGAACCAGCTGAAGATGCTGGGTCTAGGTTATGACTGGGATCGCGAGCTGGCCACCTGCAAGCCGGACTACTACCGCTGGGAGCAGTGGTTCTTCACCAAGCTCTACGAGAAGGGTCTGGTCTACAAGAAGACCTCCTCCGTCAACTGGTGCCCGAACGACATGACCGTACTGGCCAACGAGCAGGTGGTGGACAACTGCTGCTGGCGCTGTGACACCCCGGTGGAGCAGAAAGAGATCCCCCAGTGGTTCATCAAGATCACCGATTATGCCGAAGAGCTGCTGAACGATATCGACAATCTGGAAGGCTGGCCTGAGATGGTCAAGACCATGCAGCGCAACTGGATTGGCCGCTCCGAAGGGGTCAACATCAGCTTCGCCATCGAGGGTCAGACTGAGCATCTGGAGGTCTACACCACCCGTCCGGACACCTTCATGGGCGTGACCTATGTCGGTATCGCCGCCGGCCACCCGCTGGCGCTGCAGGCAGCCGAGAGTAACCCCGAGCTCGCCGCCTTTATCGAAGAGTGCAAGAACACCAAGGTGGCCGAAGCCGAGCTCGCCACCATGGAGAAGAAGGGCATGGCCACCGGCCTCTACGCCATTCACCCGCTGGATGGCCGCAAGGTGCCGGTCTGGGTCGCCAACTTCGTGCTGATGAACTACGGCACCGGCGCCGTGATGGCGGTACCGGGCCACGACCTGCGTGACCATGAGTTCGCCACCAAGTACGGTCTCGAGATCAAGCCGGTCATCAAGCCGGTCGATGGCGAGCTGCCGAACGTGATCGACGCCGCCTACACCGACAAGGGCGTGCTGTTCAACTCAGGCGAGTTCGACGGCCTCGAGTTCCAGCCGGCATTCGATGCCATCGCCAGCAAGCTGGAGAGCCTTGGCTGCGGCAAGCGCACCGTCAACTTCCGTCTGCGCGACTGGGGTGTCTCCCGTCAGCGCTACTGGGGTGCCCCCATCCCCATGCTGACCCTGGCCGACGGCACAGTCGTGCCGACCCCGGAAGATCAACTGCCGGTGCTGCTGCCGGAAGACGTGGTGATGGACGGTATCCAGAGCCCGATCAAGGCCGACGCCGAGTGGGCCAAGACCACCTACAACGGACAGGAAGCGTTCCGCGAGACCGATACCTTCGACACCTTCATGGAGTCCTCCTGGTACTACGCCCGCTACTGCTCCCCGGACTACGACAAGGGCATGCTGGATCCGGCGGCGGCCAATCACTGGCTGCCGGTGGATCAGTACATCGGCGGCATCGAGCACGCCTGTATGCACCTGCTCTACGCCCGCTTCTTCCACAAGCTGCTGCGTGACGCTGGCCTCGTGAACAGCGACGAGCCGTTCAAGCGCCTGCTCTGCCAGGGCATGGTGCTGGCCGACGCCTTCTACTACAAAGACGAGAAGGGCGGCAACGTCTGGGTCAGCCCGACCGACGTCAAGGTGGAGCGTGACGAGAAAGGCCGCATCACCAAGGCCGTCGACAATGAAGGCCGTGAAGTGATCCACTCCGGCATGACCAAGATGTCCAAGTCCAAGAACAACGGCATCGACCCGCAGCTGATGGTGGAGCGTTACGGCGCCGATACCGTGCGTCTGTTCATGATGTTCGCCTCGCCGGCCGAGATGACCCTGGAGTGGTCCGACTCCGGCGTCGAGGGTGCCCAGCGCTTCCTGCGTCGCCTGTGGCGCATCACCTTCGAGCACGTCAGTGCCGGCGTAGCTCCCGCACTGAATGTGGCGGCACTGAGTGTCGACCAGAAGGCCGTGCGCCGCGAGCTGCACAAGACCATCGCCAAGGTGAGCGACGACGTGGGTCGCCGTCAGACCTTCAACACCGCCATCGCCGCCATCATGGAGCTGATGAACAACCTGGCCAAGCTGGGCAGCGACGAGCAGGATCGCGCCCTGATGCAGGAAGCGCTGGAAGCGGTCGTGGTCATGCTCTACCCCATCACCCCGCACATCGGCTTCGAGCTGTGGAAGATGCTGGGCAAGGGCGACGACGTGGATCACGCCACTTGGCCGGTGGCCGACGAAGCGGCCATGGTCGAGACTGAGAAGCTGGTGGTGGTGCAGATCAACGGCAAGATGCGCGGCAAGCTGACCGTGCCGGCCGAGATCAGCCAGGCCGACGTCGAGAAGCTGGCCATGGCCGATGCTTCGGTCCAGAAGTTCACCGACGGCCTGACCGTGCGCAAGGTGATCTACGTGCCGGGCAAACTGCTCAACATCGTGGCCAACTGA
- a CDS encoding zinc ribbon-containing protein, protein MDKRQKGYEAFIAELQKQWQETEQFQGERLNRMIAKVQAYLEAAGDLTQDELALIAEYVKRDLGNYDEGRKDEQVEESAFMLALKDTAWSWLADVTDRTQVEWQELADELEHKGVYRAGDWVGLGVLVCDHCEWRHTVLHPEQLGTCPECGADEYHREPLSP, encoded by the coding sequence ATGGACAAACGTCAAAAAGGGTACGAAGCCTTCATTGCCGAGCTGCAAAAGCAGTGGCAAGAGACAGAACAGTTCCAGGGGGAGCGCCTCAACCGGATGATCGCCAAGGTGCAGGCCTATCTGGAGGCGGCCGGGGACCTGACCCAGGACGAGCTGGCGCTGATCGCCGAGTATGTGAAGCGGGATCTGGGCAACTATGACGAGGGGCGCAAGGATGAGCAGGTGGAGGAGTCCGCCTTCATGCTGGCGCTCAAGGACACCGCCTGGTCCTGGCTGGCGGACGTGACCGACCGCACCCAGGTGGAGTGGCAGGAGCTGGCGGACGAGCTGGAGCACAAGGGCGTCTACCGTGCCGGCGACTGGGTGGGGCTCGGGGTATTGGTGTGCGATCACTGCGAGTGGCGCCATACCGTGCTGCACCCCGAACAGCTCGGCACTTGTCCCGAGTGCGGGGCCGATGAGTATCACCGTGAGCCGCTCTCCCCCTGA
- the corC gene encoding CNNM family magnesium/cobalt transport protein CorC (CorC(YbeX) belongs to the Cyclin M Mg2+ Exporter (CNNM) family, and was characterized as belonging to a set of three proteins, at least one of which must be present for CorA to function.) yields the protein MTDDHPSTGSPKKTWLDKLSQLFQGEPKDRNDLVEVIADAEERDLIDQDTKDMIEGVLEIAELRVRDIMIPRSQMVTIEKSQPVDEILPVIIESGHSRFPVINEDKDHVEGILLAKDLLPFGFGGHHASEPLQLEKILRPTVIVPESKRVDRLLKEFREERYHMAIVVDEFGGVSGLVTIEDILELIVGEIDDEFDDIEDEPDEIRRISKRVFAVSALTEIEDFNDFFGTQFSDEEVDTVGGLVMHAFSHLPKKGEEIELEGYLFKVMHADKRRLQQLQVKIPDNHVAAQSEAQ from the coding sequence ATGACCGACGATCACCCTAGTACCGGCTCGCCGAAGAAAACCTGGCTCGACAAACTCAGCCAACTCTTCCAGGGCGAGCCAAAAGACCGCAACGATTTGGTGGAAGTGATAGCCGACGCCGAAGAGCGCGATCTCATCGATCAGGACACCAAGGACATGATCGAGGGCGTGCTCGAAATTGCCGAGCTGCGCGTACGCGACATCATGATCCCCCGCTCCCAGATGGTGACCATCGAGAAATCCCAGCCAGTGGACGAGATCCTGCCGGTGATCATCGAGTCGGGTCACTCCCGCTTTCCGGTGATCAACGAAGACAAGGATCACGTGGAGGGCATCTTGCTCGCCAAGGATCTGCTGCCGTTCGGGTTTGGTGGCCACCACGCCAGCGAACCGCTGCAGCTGGAGAAGATCCTGCGTCCCACGGTGATCGTCCCCGAGAGCAAGCGGGTCGACCGTCTACTCAAAGAGTTTCGTGAAGAGCGCTACCACATGGCCATCGTGGTGGATGAGTTCGGCGGTGTCTCCGGCCTCGTCACCATCGAGGACATCCTCGAGCTCATCGTCGGCGAGATCGACGACGAATTCGACGACATCGAGGATGAGCCGGACGAGATCCGCCGCATCAGCAAGCGGGTGTTTGCCGTCAGCGCCCTCACCGAGATCGAAGATTTCAACGACTTCTTCGGCACCCAGTTCAGCGATGAAGAGGTGGATACGGTGGGCGGTCTGGTGATGCACGCCTTCAGCCACCTGCCCAAGAAGGGCGAGGAGATCGAGCTGGAAGGCTACCTGTTCAAGGTGATGCATGCCGACAAGCGCCGCCTGCAGCAGCTGCAGGTGAAGATCCCCGACAACCATGTCGCGGCCCAGTCCGAGGCCCAATAA
- a CDS encoding PhoH family protein — protein sequence MSRHISTLNLHLEPADNQRLASLCGPFDDNVKQLERRLGVEISYRDNHFQLLGKQAQVEAAAVIIKHLYVETQPLKGGKVTDITPDMVHLAIQESRVLEQDDEPAPSIPYGKEVTVKTKRGLIKPRSPNQAQYIANIVRHDICFGIGPAGTGKTYLAVAAAVDALERQEIRRILLTRPAVEAGEKLGFLPGDLSQKVDPYLRPLYDALFEMLGFERVEKLMERNIIEVAPLAYMRGRTLNDAFIILDEAQNTTTEQMKMFLTRIGFNSKAVVTGDITQVDLPRNQKSGLRHALEVLQGVDGLSFNFFESKDVVRHPVVARIVQAYEAFDAKQAADKVAPNTSKESAQ from the coding sequence TTGAGCCGACACATCTCGACCCTGAATCTGCATCTGGAACCCGCCGACAACCAGCGTCTCGCCAGTCTGTGCGGTCCGTTCGATGACAACGTCAAACAGCTGGAACGCCGCCTCGGCGTCGAGATCAGCTACCGCGACAACCACTTCCAGCTGCTGGGCAAGCAGGCCCAGGTGGAGGCGGCCGCCGTCATCATCAAGCACCTCTATGTGGAAACCCAGCCGCTCAAGGGTGGCAAGGTGACCGACATCACCCCCGACATGGTCCATCTGGCCATTCAGGAGTCGCGGGTGCTGGAGCAGGATGACGAGCCGGCGCCGAGCATCCCTTACGGCAAGGAGGTGACGGTCAAGACCAAGCGCGGCCTCATCAAGCCGCGCAGCCCCAACCAGGCCCAGTACATCGCCAATATCGTGCGCCACGACATCTGCTTTGGCATAGGCCCTGCAGGAACAGGCAAGACCTATCTGGCGGTAGCGGCGGCGGTGGACGCGCTGGAGCGTCAGGAAATTCGCCGCATTCTGCTGACCCGTCCGGCGGTGGAAGCGGGTGAGAAGCTCGGCTTCCTGCCCGGTGATCTCTCCCAGAAGGTGGATCCCTACCTGCGCCCGCTCTACGACGCCCTGTTCGAGATGCTGGGCTTTGAGCGGGTGGAGAAGCTGATGGAGCGCAACATCATCGAGGTGGCGCCGCTCGCCTATATGCGAGGCAGAACCTTGAATGACGCCTTTATCATTCTCGATGAGGCCCAGAACACCACCACCGAGCAGATGAAGATGTTCCTGACCCGCATCGGCTTCAACTCCAAGGCGGTGGTCACCGGCGACATCACCCAGGTAGACCTGCCCCGCAACCAGAAGTCGGGCCTGCGCCACGCGCTGGAAGTGCTGCAGGGCGTCGACGGCCTGTCGTTCAACTTCTTCGAATCCAAGGACGTGGTACGCCACCCGGTGGTGGCCCGCATCGTGCAGGCCTACGAGGCGTTCGATGCCAAACAGGCGGCCGACAAAGTCGCCCCAAACACCAGCAAAGAGAGTGCCCAATGA
- the nadD gene encoding nicotinate-nucleotide adenylyltransferase produces the protein MLKPPIGILGGTFDPIHIGHLRPAIEARDALGLAEVRLLPNHIPPHRASPFCSSEQRLAMVALAAAENPGFVVDERELKRDTPSWTIDTLIELRHELPDTPLCFLMGMDSLLGLPSWHRWQELLDYAHLVVSTRPGWQPDYPAEVAELLARHQSQQVADLHRLRHGRIWLADNLPVELSATRLRALLATGADPRYLLPPSVAQYIRQQGLYRPA, from the coding sequence ATGTTGAAACCGCCCATCGGCATTCTGGGGGGGACGTTCGATCCCATCCACATCGGTCACCTGCGCCCGGCCATCGAGGCCCGCGACGCCCTGGGCCTGGCCGAAGTGCGCCTGCTGCCGAACCATATTCCGCCCCACCGGGCCAGCCCCTTCTGCTCAAGCGAGCAGCGCCTGGCCATGGTCGCCCTGGCTGCGGCGGAAAACCCGGGCTTCGTGGTGGATGAGCGGGAGCTGAAACGGGACACCCCCTCCTGGACCATCGACACCCTCATCGAGCTGCGTCATGAACTGCCGGATACCCCGCTCTGCTTTTTGATGGGGATGGACTCCCTGCTCGGCCTGCCGAGCTGGCATCGCTGGCAGGAGCTGCTCGATTACGCCCATCTGGTGGTGAGTACACGCCCCGGCTGGCAGCCGGACTACCCGGCCGAGGTGGCCGAGCTGCTGGCCCGCCACCAGAGCCAGCAGGTGGCAGATCTGCATCGGCTGCGCCACGGCCGCATCTGGCTGGCGGACAATCTGCCGGTCGAACTGTCGGCCACCCGCCTGCGGGCGCTGCTGGCGACGGGCGCGGATCCCCGCTATCTGCTGCCGCCGTCGGTGGCACAATACATCCGCCAGCAGGGGCTGTACCGGCCGGCATGA